One genomic window of Vibrio rhizosphaerae includes the following:
- the ybaK gene encoding Cys-tRNA(Pro) deacylase, giving the protein MTPAIRLAKKKKISHIIHQYEHDPNHTSFGLEAAEVLGQDPKKVFKTLLFALNGEAKVLAVAIIPVDQKLNLKLAAKAAGVKKAEMANPDIAQKITGYVVGGISPLGQKKMLPTFIHTSAESQETICVSAGKRGLEIELAPRDLAALTRAKFVPLCLESE; this is encoded by the coding sequence ATGACGCCTGCAATTCGTTTGGCAAAAAAAAAGAAAATCTCCCACATCATCCATCAGTATGAACATGACCCGAATCATACGAGTTTCGGGCTGGAAGCGGCGGAAGTGCTCGGACAGGATCCGAAGAAGGTTTTTAAAACATTACTGTTCGCACTGAATGGCGAAGCGAAAGTTCTGGCTGTTGCGATTATTCCGGTGGATCAAAAGCTGAATTTAAAACTGGCGGCAAAAGCGGCAGGCGTCAAAAAAGCGGAGATGGCCAATCCCGACATTGCACAGAAAATTACCGGCTATGTGGTTGGGGGAATCAGCCCTCTGGGGCAGAAAAAAATGTTGCCGACATTTATTCACACCAGTGCTGAGAGCCAAGAAACGATTTGTGTCAGTGCGGGTAAAAGAGGTCTGGAGATTGAATTGGCTCCCCGGGATCTGGCAGCGCTGACGCGGGCTAAATTTGTACCATTATGTTTGGAGAGTGAGTGA
- the ushA gene encoding bifunctional UDP-sugar hydrolase/5'-nucleotidase UshA: MRLSLMSKPLFLKKWLSNQRFSNQLYSNRQHHLKTVLAAVFLVFLWGCTTTPKHQWHPDETYHLTVLHTNDHHGRFWKNKYHEYGMSARKTLVDQIRQEVAAEGGSVLLFSGGDINTGVPESDLQDAEPDFKGMNIIGYDAMAVGNHEFDNPLTVLFKQRQWANFPMLSANIYDKTTGKRLFRPYKIFDEQGIRIAVIGLTTEDTAKIGNPEYIGNVEFRDPKVEAKQLIAELKKTEQPDLIFAVTHMGHYVNGQHGINAPGDVALARYLEPGALDMIVGGHSQEPVCMEGPNVADTHFQPGDECQPDRQNGTYIVQAHEWGKYVGRADYEFRNGQLKMVSYQLIPVNLKKKVTLNGKQQRVLVDEQIPEDPALLKFLTPYEEKGKAKLGQKIATVKGRLEGDRNVVRFRQTNLGRLIAMAHKDKVKADFAVMNSGGVRDSIESGDVTYKDVLKVQPFANIVTYVDMSGAEVIAYLNQVATKPVDSGAYAQFAGLSMTVSADGVSDVKIGGVPIQMTRTYRFSIPSFNAAGGDGYPKLTDHAGFVNTGFVDADVLKAYLQTHSPVDASLYQPKGEITYR, translated from the coding sequence ATGCGATTATCACTTATGTCAAAACCATTGTTTTTAAAGAAATGGCTTTCAAATCAACGCTTTTCAAATCAACTTTATTCAAACCGACAACATCATTTGAAAACCGTACTCGCCGCGGTCTTCTTGGTATTTTTATGGGGATGTACCACCACACCCAAACATCAGTGGCACCCGGATGAGACTTACCATCTGACGGTACTTCACACCAATGATCATCATGGGCGGTTCTGGAAGAACAAATATCATGAATATGGAATGTCTGCCCGCAAAACGCTGGTTGATCAGATTCGTCAGGAAGTTGCCGCCGAAGGCGGGAGTGTGCTGTTGTTTTCCGGCGGGGATATCAACACGGGTGTACCGGAGTCCGATTTGCAAGATGCCGAACCTGATTTTAAGGGGATGAATATCATCGGATATGATGCAATGGCGGTGGGAAACCACGAGTTTGATAATCCATTGACCGTGTTATTCAAGCAGCGCCAATGGGCAAATTTTCCGATGCTTTCGGCTAATATCTATGACAAAACCACCGGCAAGCGCTTGTTCCGCCCGTACAAAATTTTTGATGAGCAGGGGATTCGTATCGCAGTGATTGGTTTGACGACCGAAGATACTGCGAAAATTGGTAATCCGGAGTATATCGGCAATGTTGAGTTCAGAGACCCGAAAGTGGAAGCGAAGCAACTGATTGCGGAACTGAAAAAAACAGAACAGCCGGATTTAATTTTTGCTGTCACACACATGGGGCATTACGTTAACGGTCAACATGGTATTAATGCTCCGGGAGATGTGGCACTGGCGCGTTATCTGGAGCCGGGGGCGCTGGATATGATTGTCGGTGGTCATTCTCAGGAGCCGGTTTGTATGGAAGGCCCCAATGTTGCGGATACGCATTTTCAACCGGGCGATGAGTGTCAGCCGGATCGGCAGAACGGGACGTATATTGTTCAGGCTCATGAGTGGGGCAAATATGTGGGCCGGGCAGACTATGAATTCCGTAACGGGCAACTGAAAATGGTCAGTTATCAGCTGATACCGGTCAATCTCAAGAAAAAAGTGACGCTCAACGGCAAACAGCAGCGGGTGTTGGTCGATGAACAGATACCGGAAGATCCGGCGCTACTGAAGTTTTTGACGCCTTATGAGGAGAAGGGTAAGGCGAAATTAGGGCAAAAAATTGCCACAGTAAAAGGACGTCTGGAAGGTGACCGGAATGTGGTACGTTTCCGGCAGACCAATCTGGGACGTTTAATCGCAATGGCCCATAAGGATAAAGTTAAGGCTGATTTTGCGGTGATGAATTCCGGCGGGGTCCGTGATTCAATTGAGTCAGGAGATGTGACGTATAAAGATGTCCTGAAAGTGCAACCTTTTGCCAATATTGTCACTTATGTCGATATGTCTGGCGCCGAGGTGATTGCGTATCTGAATCAGGTGGCGACCAAACCTGTTGATTCGGGAGCCTATGCTCAGTTTGCCGGTCTTTCCATGACGGTCAGTGCTGATGGCGTTTCCGATGTGAAAATTGGTGGGGTGCCGATTCAGATGACACGCACCTATCGGTTCAGCATTCCCAGCTTTAATGCAGCCGGTGGCGATGGGTATCCTAAATTGACGGATCATGCCGGGTTTGTGAATACCGGATTTGTTGATGCGGATGTGTTGAAAGCGTATTTACAGACACATAGCCCTGTCGATGCTTCTCTATATCAGCCTAAAGGTGAGATTACCTATCGATAA
- the kdsA gene encoding 3-deoxy-8-phosphooctulonate synthase: protein MEQKVVKVGNIDVANDRPFTLFAGMNVLESRDLAMQICEHYVKVTEKLGIPYVFKASFDKANRSSVHSYRGPGLEEGMKIFQELKQTFGVKIITDVHTEAQAQPVADVVDVIQLPAFLARQTDLVEAMAKTGAVINVKKPQFMSPGQVGNIVEKFAECGNDKIILCERGACHGYDNLVVDMLGFGVMKKVSHGSPIIFDVTHSLQMRDPTGAASGGRREQTVELAKAGLATGIAGLFIEAHPNPAQARCDGPSALPLDKLEPFLAQMKALDDLVKSFADIDIQ, encoded by the coding sequence ATGGAACAGAAAGTTGTAAAAGTTGGCAATATTGATGTCGCCAATGACCGACCATTCACATTATTTGCCGGAATGAATGTTCTGGAGTCCCGCGACCTTGCGATGCAAATTTGTGAGCATTATGTCAAGGTGACTGAAAAGTTAGGGATTCCTTATGTCTTCAAGGCCTCATTTGATAAGGCGAACCGGAGTTCTGTTCATTCATATCGTGGTCCCGGCCTTGAGGAAGGGATGAAAATTTTCCAAGAGTTGAAACAGACTTTTGGTGTAAAAATTATCACGGATGTCCATACCGAAGCACAGGCACAACCCGTGGCGGATGTGGTTGATGTCATTCAGTTACCAGCGTTTCTTGCCCGTCAGACAGACTTAGTGGAAGCGATGGCAAAGACCGGAGCGGTCATTAACGTCAAAAAGCCGCAGTTTATGAGTCCGGGACAGGTTGGCAATATTGTCGAAAAATTTGCCGAGTGCGGCAATGATAAAATCATTCTGTGTGAACGGGGGGCTTGCCACGGCTATGACAACCTTGTTGTCGATATGCTGGGGTTTGGTGTCATGAAAAAAGTCTCTCATGGTAGCCCGATTATTTTTGACGTGACTCACTCACTACAGATGCGTGATCCGACCGGTGCCGCTTCTGGTGGTCGTCGTGAGCAGACCGTCGAGTTAGCGAAAGCCGGTTTGGCAACCGGTATTGCCGGCTTGTTTATCGAAGCGCATCCGAATCCGGCTCAAGCGAGATGTGATGGCCCTTCAGCATTGCCGCTCGATAAATTGGAGCCATTTTTGGCACAGATGAAAGCGCTGGATGACTTAGTGAAAAGTTTTGCCGATATCGATATTCAATAA
- a CDS encoding SirB1 family protein, giving the protein MIELFDEDFDAMELVEGALVLNQAINPETRVVWAEQTLVKMTREAEASLDAGADPKTRLAAFLQLFYQTWGFAGDHEAYFESRNAFIDQVLEHRKGIPVSLGALLLYFSNRLGFPLKPVMFPTQFLIQIAWPDEEPVYLNPFSGEYVSKHTLQAWLIGNKGPLAKLKPKHLQVSDHPTIIGRWLALLKSALMREERYTLALKCTNLALTFVPDDPYEIRDRGFIYQQLECHQVALSDYQYFIEHCPDDPAAELLKNQVNLLRSNAVTIH; this is encoded by the coding sequence ATGATTGAACTGTTTGATGAAGATTTTGATGCGATGGAACTGGTGGAAGGCGCGCTTGTCCTGAATCAGGCCATTAATCCTGAAACTCGGGTTGTGTGGGCGGAACAGACGTTAGTGAAGATGACCCGTGAGGCTGAAGCCAGTCTGGATGCCGGTGCCGATCCCAAAACACGATTAGCCGCTTTTTTACAGTTATTTTATCAGACATGGGGATTTGCCGGTGATCATGAGGCCTATTTCGAGTCACGCAATGCATTCATCGATCAGGTGCTTGAACATCGCAAAGGTATTCCGGTCAGTCTGGGTGCTTTGCTCTTGTATTTTAGCAATCGGCTGGGATTTCCGCTCAAGCCGGTGATGTTTCCGACCCAATTTTTGATTCAGATTGCCTGGCCTGATGAAGAGCCTGTCTATCTGAACCCATTTTCCGGCGAGTATGTTTCGAAGCATACCCTGCAAGCTTGGTTGATTGGTAATAAAGGACCACTTGCTAAATTGAAACCGAAACACTTACAAGTGAGTGACCATCCGACGATTATTGGTCGGTGGCTGGCGTTGCTGAAAAGTGCGTTAATGCGGGAAGAACGTTATACGCTGGCATTGAAGTGTACTAATTTAGCATTAACATTTGTCCCCGATGATCCTTATGAAATTCGTGATCGTGGATTTATTTATCAGCAATTGGAATGTCATCAGGTCGCATTGTCGGATTATCAGTATTTTATTGAGCATTGTCCGGATGATCCTGCCGCTGAATTATTGAAAAATCAGGTGAATCTGTTGCGTAGTAATGCCGTAACAATCCACTAA
- a CDS encoding SirB2 family protein produces MYLGLKYFHILTIVVSVALFCLRYGLMMLNSQVLHHRFLKVAPHVIDTLLLLSGVALCVVTGFIPFTSEAVWLTEKLMCMLAYIALGVFALKLGKNKLLRSLAFLGALGWVVMAAKISLTKLPILMH; encoded by the coding sequence ATGTATCTGGGTTTAAAATATTTCCATATATTGACCATTGTAGTCAGTGTCGCTTTATTTTGTCTCCGCTATGGGCTAATGATGCTCAATTCCCAAGTGCTTCATCATCGTTTCTTGAAAGTTGCACCCCATGTGATTGATACGTTACTGCTGTTGTCCGGGGTTGCGTTGTGTGTGGTGACCGGCTTTATTCCTTTTACATCTGAAGCGGTCTGGCTGACTGAAAAACTCATGTGTATGTTGGCTTATATCGCGTTAGGTGTTTTTGCCCTGAAACTTGGCAAGAACAAGTTGCTACGGAGTCTGGCATTTCTTGGCGCGCTAGGCTGGGTGGTTATGGCGGCAAAAATTTCTTTGACCAAATTACCGATATTGATGCATTAA
- the prmC gene encoding peptide chain release factor N(5)-glutamine methyltransferase: MSLPARIDELTRHSTAVLAESGSPSPAIDAAVLLCHVLEKPRSYLLTWPEKTLTESQLNRFAELLNRRQNGEPIAYILGQREFWSLPLQVSSATLIPRPDTESLVVVALEKAREITGPILDLGTGTGAIALALASELPDTCVTGVDLQPEACELAQRNAARLGISNVSFYQSNWFENINKGTKFALIVSNPPYIDADDPHLQCGDVRFEPLSALVAAEQGLADIRTIAVAAKQYLQPQGWLLFEHGYEQAESVRGLLQSLGYQSIHTEQDDSGNDRVTVGCFLP, encoded by the coding sequence ATGTCTCTGCCAGCCCGAATCGATGAATTAACTCGCCACAGTACTGCCGTTTTAGCCGAAAGCGGCAGTCCTTCGCCTGCCATTGATGCTGCGGTATTACTTTGCCATGTTCTGGAAAAGCCCCGCTCATATTTGCTGACATGGCCGGAAAAAACGCTTACCGAGTCCCAGCTCAATCGGTTTGCTGAATTACTGAACCGCCGTCAGAACGGTGAACCGATTGCCTATATTCTTGGGCAGCGGGAGTTCTGGTCTTTGCCGCTGCAAGTCTCATCGGCAACGCTGATTCCACGTCCCGATACCGAATCTCTGGTGGTGGTTGCTTTGGAAAAAGCACGGGAAATTACCGGGCCTATCTTGGATCTCGGCACCGGTACCGGAGCCATTGCACTGGCTTTAGCCTCCGAGTTACCGGATACCTGTGTAACCGGGGTTGATCTGCAACCGGAAGCCTGTGAGTTAGCGCAGCGCAATGCAGCCCGGTTGGGAATCTCCAATGTGAGTTTTTATCAAAGTAATTGGTTTGAAAATATCAATAAAGGTACGAAATTTGCTTTAATCGTTTCAAATCCACCTTATATCGATGCGGACGATCCGCATCTACAATGTGGCGATGTTCGTTTCGAACCGCTTTCTGCCTTAGTTGCAGCAGAGCAGGGGCTGGCGGATATCAGAACTATTGCCGTTGCGGCAAAACAATACCTGCAACCTCAGGGATGGTTGCTGTTTGAACACGGTTATGAGCAAGCTGAATCAGTCAGAGGATTACTTCAGTCTCTGGGTTATCAGTCTATCCATACTGAGCAAGATGATTCTGGAAATGATCGCGTCACAGTCGGTTGTTTTCTGCCGTAG